The window TCGTGCAGAAACTGCTCCGAGGAGTTGGCGTCGCCGACGGGACGCCCCGCAAGCGTCGGCAGATACGGCAGCGGCTCGTATCCGCGGCGGCGGCGAAACTCTTCCAACATCCCCGGCGTCCAGTTCTGGCTGCCGCATTCCCAACTGTCGACGTGCAGCGTGGTCAGCGTACGACTCGCCGCGGGGCCGACGTCCTTGAGCACTTCCGCGAACCATCGTTCGAACTGAAGTCGAACCGCGACCGGGTTGAGCTTGTCGCACTCGAGCCCCTTGCCCCCGCCGGCCGTATCGTTGTGGGCGCCAGTTGAGGTGTGGCCAAGCCGCAGCACGCGCCACCGCCCCGCGGGGGGATTCCAGTCGAGCGTGCCGTCCGCGCCGAGCTTGTCGGTGAGATCAAGCACCGCCTTCGGCTGAATCGCCAAGTCGGTCGGGCACTGTTTGTCGGTCGACCACGGACTCACGCTCCATGACGAACCGTTCTTCCCTTCCCATTGGTGGATTCGCGGTTCCGCCGAGAGTTCGAGGGTGCGCACCTTGAGCACCGGCGACCATTTGGCCGAGTCGAGATCCTCGGCGCCTGGCTCGGTCCCAACCTTGTTCCAGGTGAAGCGAAACCGCCTGGCGGCCGTCGCGGGGATCGCGTGCGTGACGGTCTTGTCGCCGTTGTGCCAACCGTGACGCGGCGGGGCAAGTTGCGTCACGGGGACGAACGAACGGCCGTCAGGACTCGCCTCGACGACGAACCGGTGGGCCTGCGAGTTGGCGCCATCGGGAGTGATTGTGATTGAACGGCAGGTGAACGGCTCAGCGAATTCGTACAACACCCATCCGCGGTCCTCGAGGCGCAACCGGGGCTGTTCCGAGCGGTCGGCGTTCCCTGCCAGAAATGTCGCGTCGACGTCTTCCCGACTTGTCGTCACGCTCGGTCGCACGGTGCGCGACGTGATCCCGGCGCTTGGACCCGCCGGAAACGCCAGCACCGCGACGTCGCGGTAATGCCCTTCCTTTGCAGGCGGTTGATCCAAGGCGAGCGGACCGGCACTGGAGCGTTCGGTTTCGTCGCCGACGATCGCTTCCGACCACGTCAATTGCTGCATCGACAGCTCAGGAGTAATCCACGGCCCCCCTGCTGTGGCGAACCCGTCGCACACGTGCAGGGCCAGTTTCAGCCCGCGACGTTCTGCACCTGAGACAGCGTGCCGAACATAGTCGCGCCACTCAGGCGACAGCTGCACGACCGGCGTCGGCCAGGGGGATTCGGCCAGCGGGCCCTTGATCGGCATCAGGTACGCCCCGCCGAGCCCGGCCTGCTGCATCGCGTGCAAGTCCGCGTCGATCCCCTCGCGCGACACGCAGCCGTGCATCCAGTACCAAAACGCCCATGGCTTGGCCTCGGCTGGAGGGTTCTCGAATGCCGCGAGAAACTCGTTCGCTCGCGCAGTGCGGAGACCCCTGACGCCGTTGATCGCAAGGATCGCACAGGCGCCCCACACTACGATCCTGCGCCGCATGAGACAGGCAAACGACATTTCGCACAGCCGACCGAGCCAAGACAAGTGATGTGCCAGCGGAGCTTGTGTAGGATTGCCTGTCGGAACGGCAAGTCGCCGCGTCGATGGGCCAACATTGGACTCCGCCCCGACTGTCTGTTATAGCTGGTCGGCAGAGCGACTGACTAGCAATGCCAGGATACGAACCATGCTTTGCCCCATGCCTGCAAAGGCACTCTCCGCCCTTGCAATCTCTGCCTTCTGGGCCTGCTCGGCTTGTGCGGGCGAACAGTTGCTCCTTGACGCTGGTTGGCGTTTCTGCCAGGGGGACGACGCAACTTGGGCGGCCGCCGACGTCGACGCTGCCGACTGGTCGTCGATCGACCTGCCCCATGATTGGAGCATCCGCGGGGAGCGCCTCGCCGCCGCCCCTGCCGAGGGGCATGGCGGATACTTCCCGGGGGGCGTCGGTTGGTATCGCCGCACGTTTCGCATTCCCGCCAGTTGGAAGTCGAAGCGGATCGCCGTTGAGTTCGAGGGCGCGTACCGTCGCACCGAGGTGTGGTGCAACGGGCGACTGCTTGGAAATAACACGAATGGGTACCTGCCGTTTCGCTTCGACCTGACGCCGCATCTTAAACCCGAGGGCGACAACGTCCTGGCGGTCCGCGTCGAGAACGACGACCTCCCCAACTCACGGTGGTACACCGGCTCGGGGATCTATCGACACGTCCGGCTTGCCGCGAGGAATCCCGTGTTCGCTGATCCTGCTTCTTGGAGCGTGACGACTCTCAAGACCGATCCCGATGCGGCAGTAATCCAATGTGCTGCGCAAATCCGGAACGAGTCGCCGGCGTCCGCCATGGTGCACGTCGAGTTCGCGCTGGTCGATCCTGCCGGCCGTTACGCGGCGGCGAAGTCGGAACCGAGCACCGTCGCCGCGGGGGAAGCCGCAGATTTCACGACGTTGGTGCGAGTTCCCGCGCCGCAGCTGTGGTCTCTCGATCATCCGCACCTCTACGACGCCGTTGTCCGGACATACGTCGACGGGCGGCTCGTCGACGACCTTCGCGACAACGTCGGCATTCGCACCGTGGCTCTTTCGAGCGAGCGCGGATTCCTCCTCAACGGGCAGCCGCTCAAGCTCGTCGGCGGAAATCTGCACCACGACCACGGCCCCCTCGGCGCTGCGTCGTTCAACATGGCCGAGGAGCGCCGCGTGCGGCTCCTCAAGGCCGCGGGGTTCAATGCAATTCGCACCTCTCACAATCCGCAGGCCCCGGCGTTTCTGGCCGCATGCGACCGGCTAGGCATGTTGGTCGTCGCAGAAGGGTTCGACCACTGGGAAGCCTCGAAGACCAAGCATGACGACGGCCCTCAGTTCGCCGAGCGCGGCCCAGACGAGATCGAACGGATGGTCCGCCGCGATCGGCGCCATCCGTCGATCGTCATGTGGAGCATCGGCAACGAGGTCTACGAACGGGGCAAGCAGCGGGGCGTGGAGCTCGCGCGTGAGCTTGATCAACGAGTCCGCGAGATCGATCCCTCGCGTCCGGCGACAATCGGACTCAACGGATTGGGGCCGAACCAAGAATGGGCCGAACTCGACCCGCTGTTCGCCCTGGTCGACGCGACGGGATACAACTACGAGCTCCACCGGGCCGAGGAAGACCGCCGCCGCGTTCCGGGCCGGCTGATCTACGGCTCCGAAACCTATCCTCGCGACGTCTTCGCCGACTGGCACGCTGTCCAGCAACATCACTACGTCTTCGGCGCTTTTGTATGGAGTGCGGTCGATTACCTGGGCGAAGCGGGGATCGGGCGAGTCTTTCCTCCCGGCGAGGAGGCGCGACCGCACTGGGTGGGGAATCACTTCCCCAGCCACGGCGCGGATTGCGGCGATCTCGACCTCCTCGGACGCCGTCGGCCCCACTCGCACTACCGCAACATTGTCTGGAACCGCGGGGAACGGTTGTTCGCGGCCGTTCAGGTCCCGGAGCCTGACGGAGGCCGCTGGCAACCGACGCTGTGGTCTCCGCCAATGCTTGCCGACCACTGGACCTGGCCGGGGCTTGAGGGCCGGCCGCTCCAGGTCGAAGTCTTCAGCCGCTGCGAGACTATCCTCGTCCTGCTCAATGATTCGCTCGTCGCCGAGCAATCCATGAGCGAAGAGACCGAGTTTCGCGCCGTGGTCGAAGTCCCGTACGAGCCGGGCCGACTGACGGTCGTTGGCCTCGAAGGGGGTCGCGAGACCGAACGGTGCGAACTTGCCGCCGCCGGAGAGCCCGTGGCCGTGCGACTTGTCGCCGAGTCGCCCGCCGTCCCCGCGCGTCGACAGTCGATCGCCTTCGTCACGGTCGAGGTGGTCGACGCTGCGGGCGAGGTCTGCCCCCATGCTGATCATAGGGTCGAGTTCGCCGTCACTGGCCCGGCGACAATCGCGGCGGTCGGCAGCGCGGACCTTGCGACGACCGAGTCCTATCTGGCGAATCCCCGCAAAGTCTACCAGGGGCGGGGCCAAGTCATCCTGCGCGCGAACGGGACCCCGGGGACGATCCGCCTGCGGGCCTCCGCTCCGGGGCTCCTCCAGGCCGAAGCGACGATTCTCGCCGAATGAGCGCTTGGGGGCGTCCGTGGTTCAAACCAACCTCAATCTCCCCGGGAGCCGCACAGGCCTCTAGGGGCAAGCCCCCGGATTGCAATGAGTTGCGGGATCCGGGGCGTAGGCTGCAACCCCCTGCCCTGCACTCGCTTCCTGGCGCGGGTAGGATAAAGGGGAGCCCTTTTCCTGGCGTTCGGCCTCGGCATTTCGCCTTGGGAGCCGTCTCCTCCCCCTGGAATCTCCCGTGCGAATTTGCGACATGCCCACCGTCCTGCGAGTCCTGCTGCTTGCCCTCGCGACGTTCGCGACAGCCGTCGCCGCGACGGCCGACGAGGCCGAATTGCTCGCCCAGCCAGGGCTCCTTAGCAGCGAGTTCATCTACGACGAGGCGCCATTTCCGTCGTGCCATGCCGCGACGATCGTCGACACCCCTGCGGGGCTGGTCGCCGCTTGGTTCGGCGGCACGCACGAACGCCATCCCGACGTGGGAATCTGGGTCTCCCGCCACGACGGTCGGCGGTGGTCGACGCCGGTCGAAGTTGCCAACGGGCTCGTTCCGGACGACAAGCAGCGTTACCCGACCTGGAACCCCGTGCTCTTCCAGCCGACTCGCGGCCCCCTGATGCTGTATTACAAGGTTGGCCCGACGCCGCAGAATTGGTGGGGCATGGTCATGTCCTCCGCCGATCACGGCGCCAGTTGGTCGGAGCCCCGACGACTGCCAGAGGGGATTCTCGGCCCAATCAAGAACAAGCCGATCGAACTGCCCGATGGCACGATCCTCTCTCCTTCCAGCAGCGAGGACCAAGGCTGGCGGGTCCATTTCGAACGCTCGACCGACGGCGGCCAGACCTGGACTTCGACCGGCCCGGTCAACGATGGCAAAGCGATCGGCGCCATTCAACCCAGCATTCTTCGCCACGCCGATGGCCGCTTGCAGGCTCTGGGACGGACCCGCTCGCACGGAATTTTTCAGGTCTGGTCGAGCGACCAGGGCCGCACTTGGGGCGAGTTGACCACCTTGCCGCTCCCCAACCCCAGTGCGGGAACCGACGCAGTCACGCTGGCCGATGGCCGGCATTTGCTCGTCTACAACCATAGCGGCGTCTATAAGGTCCGCACGCCGTTGAACCTCGCCGTCTCGCGCGACGGGATGGCGTGGGAGTCGGTGCTCGTGCTTGAGGACGAACCGGGGCAGGAGTTCTCCTACCCGGCGATCATCCAGGCCAACGACGGGCACGTTCACATCGTCTACACCTGGCATCGGACGCGGATCAAGCACGCGGTCGTCGACCCCGCGCTGCTCGTCGCCAAACCGCTGCCCGCCGAACCGGTCGCGGACGCGCCGCCAGCCGAAAACTGACCCCGAGGCGCCGGTTGTACCGGCGGCCGCGCCAACCACTCACTCCGCTCTAGCTGCAATATGACGCACGACATGGCCCAACCCATGCGAGGCATTATCCCCCCGCTGGCGACCCCGCTCACGCCGCAGGGCGAGTTGGACGAAGCTGGTTTGGCACGGCTCATTGAGCATGTCATCGGCGGCGGGGTGCATGGGGTCTTCATCCTCGGCACGACGGGCGAAGGTCCCTCGCTCAGCGTTGCGCTTCGCCGGCAGGTGATCGACGCGACGGCAAAACACGTCGACCGCCGCATCCCCGTGCTGGTCGGGGTCACCGATCCGTCGCTGGCCGAGTCGCTCGCCCTGGCCGAGGCTGCGGCCGCCGCCGGTTGCGACGCGATCGTGGCGGCCCCGCCGTATTACTTTCCCGTGGACCAACCGGCGCTGCTCGGCTACTTCCAAACGCTCGCCCGCTCGGCACCGCTGCCGACGGTGCTGTACAACATGCCGGCGGTGACGGGATTGTCGATCGCCCCCGAGACGGTCGAATGCCTCGTCGACGAGCCGGCGATCGTCGGGCTCAAAGACAGCTCGGGGGACCGAGACTACTTCCAGGCGGTCCGGATCGCCACGCGGCGGAGGGTCGATTTCCCGCTGTTTGTGGGGCCAGAGCACCTGCTTGCCGAGTCGCTGCGGGCTGGGGGCGACGGCGGGGTAAGCGGCGGGGCGAACGTGTTCCCCGAGTTCTTCACCGAGTTGTACGACGCCCATTTCTGCGGCGACGCGGCCCAGGTCGCAGCGGCCGAGGAGCGGGTCCAGCGGCTCGGCGCCATCTACCGCGTCGGCCCCGTGACGATCCCCGCGATCATCGCACGCACCAAGGCGGCCCTCGCTGCTCGCGGCTTGTGCGGCCCAACGACGGCCCCGCCGCTCGCGCCGGCAAGTGCCGAGGAAGCGAAGGCAGTCGGCGTGATCGTAGAGCAACTGATCCAACGAACTCCGCTGGCGGCTTCGGCTCCAAGCCCAGTCTCCACGGGACTCATCGGTTAGAATCAAGGTCAGCAACTCCCCGATTGTCCGCCGCTGCTGAGCCGATCCGGACGGTTGGGCGTCGCCCCCTCCTGCACCTCTTGTCCTGCCCCCGCGTCGGGCGCGTCGTGGCATGAACCTCGCAAACCAATCACGCATCGGACGGTTGCCGACGATCACCGCCGTTGCGGCAATCGCGGCGATGCTGGGAACGGCGGTGCGAACCGCCATCGCTGAGGACCGGCCGATCAGCTTCTCGCACCAAGTCCGCCCGATCCTGGCCGAGAATTGCTTCCACTGCCACGGGCCCGATCCGTCGACCCGCGAGGCCGATCTGCGGCTCGACCTGTGGGACGCCTCCCCTGACGACGCCTTGACCGCCGAATCAGTCGTCACGCCGGGGGAGCCGGATGCGAGCGAGCTCGTTGCTCGGATCACGAGCCGCGACCCCGATTTGCGGATGCCCCCGGCCGACTCGGACAAGTCGCTGAGCCTGGCCGAGACGGCGACCCTGGTCGAGTGGGTGCGTCAGGGAGGCCGCTACGAGCAACACTGGGCCTTCACGGCGCCCGAGCGGCCGGCGCTTCCCCAGGTCAAGCAGACCGATTGGGTGCGGAATCCGATTGACGCCTTCGTGCTCGCGCGGCTCGAGGCGGAGGGGCTCCGCCCCTCGCCCCCTGCGACGCCCGGGACGCTGCTCCGCCGGGTAAGCCTCGACCTGACCGGGTTGCCGCCGACGCTTGAGGAGATCGACGACTTTGCTCGCCGGGCGGAGGACGACGCGTACCGCGCGCTCGTTGATCGGTTGCTCGTCTCTCCTCGCCATGCCGAACACTGGGCCCGGGCTTGGCTCGATGCGGCCCGCTATGCCGACTCCGACGGCTACGAGAAGGACCATCCGCGCAGCGTGTGGATGTACCGCGACTGGGTCGTCGACGCCCTGGACCGTGACATGCCCTACGACGAGTTCGTCGTTCGCCAGATCGCCGGGGACCTGCTCCCCGACGCGACCCAGGCCGATCGCGTGGCAACGGGGTTCTTGCGGAATTCGATGGTCAACAAGGAAGGAGGAATCGACCCCGAGCAGTTCCGCATGGAGGCGATGTTCGACCGGATGGACGCGATCGGCAAGTCAATCCTCGGGCTCACGCTGCAGTGCGCCCAGTGCCACTCGCACAAGTACGACCCGCTGTCGCACACGGAGTACTACCGGCTGTTCGCGTTTTTGAATCATTTCCACGAAGCGGAAATGGCCACGTACTCGCCGGCGGAACTCGCGCAAATCGAACAGATCCGTCGCCAGACGGCGGTACTCGAGGATGAGTTGAAGCGGACCGCTCCCGCGTGGGAGTCCCAGGTCTCCGCATGGGCCGACGATTTGGCCGCCAGTCAGCCCGAGTGGGCCGTGCTCCGCCCCGAGTTGGACGGCAGCGGCGGGCAGAAGCAATACCTGCAGGAGGACGGCTCGATTCTCGCCCAGGGGTACGCCCCGCCGCAGGTGACGTCGACGTTCGAGGCGGTGGTCGAGTTGCCGTCGATCTCGGCGATTCGCGTCGAACTGCTCAACGATCCCAACCTGCCGCTGGGGGGGCCGGGCCGGGGCCGCCGCGGGTTGTGCTATCTGTCGGAGATTCGCGTCTTCGCAGCCCCGGTCGACGCCCCGGACCAGAAGACCGAGTTGAAGCTTGCCGCCGCGTACGCCGACGTCAACCCGCCGCCAGCAACGCTTCCCCGCACGGACGAAGACGGCGAGAAACCGGATCGCCTCGTCGGACCGGTCAAGCTGGCCGTCGACGGGGACGATCTCACGGCTTGGTCGATCGACATCGGCCCCGGGCGGAGCAACGTCCCCCGACAAGCGGTCTTCGTGCTCGACAAGCCGCTGGCATGCGCCAAGCCGACGCGGGTTACGGTGACCTTGGCTCAATTGCATGGCGGACGATCGCTCTTCTCGCTGATGACTGACATTTTCGGCCGATTCCGCCTGTCGGCGACCGCCGCTTCGTACGACGGCTCGGCCATGGCGCCCGCTCGTGTCGCCGAAGCGCTGGCGACTCCTGCCGCCAGCCGTACGCCGGCGCAGCTCGCCGAGTTGTTCACCGCGTGGCGGACCACTCGTCCCGAGTGGCAGGCGACCAATTCCGCGATCGACGCTCTCTGGGCCGCGCATCCGCGGGGGGCTACGCAACTGGTCGTCGAGGAGCGGACCACGCCCCGCCGGACCTGCCGGCTCGACCGCGGCGACTTCCTCGCTCCGGCCGAGGAGACCCCGCCCGGCACGCCGGCGTTTCTCCACCTCTTCGAGTCGGAACGCCCCGATCGTCTGGCGCTCGCCCGCTGGTTGGTCGATCGCAACTCGCCGACCGCCGCCCGGGCGATCGTCAACCGCGTCTGGCAGGGATACTTCGGCACAGGGCTGGTCGCCACGTCCGACGATTTCGGGTTGCAGGGGGAGCCCCCTTCTCATCCTGAGTTGCTCGATTGGCTGGCGGTCGAGTTCATGGAGCATCATTGGAGCTTGAAGCATCTTCACCGGTTGATTGTGACGTCCGCCGCGTACCGACAAGAGTCGCGGGGGACGCCGGAACTGCTCGCCCGCGATCCGCAGAACCGGTTGCTCGCACGCGGACCGCGCGGC of the Pirellulales bacterium genome contains:
- a CDS encoding DUF4982 domain-containing protein, which translates into the protein MPAKALSALAISAFWACSACAGEQLLLDAGWRFCQGDDATWAAADVDAADWSSIDLPHDWSIRGERLAAAPAEGHGGYFPGGVGWYRRTFRIPASWKSKRIAVEFEGAYRRTEVWCNGRLLGNNTNGYLPFRFDLTPHLKPEGDNVLAVRVENDDLPNSRWYTGSGIYRHVRLAARNPVFADPASWSVTTLKTDPDAAVIQCAAQIRNESPASAMVHVEFALVDPAGRYAAAKSEPSTVAAGEAADFTTLVRVPAPQLWSLDHPHLYDAVVRTYVDGRLVDDLRDNVGIRTVALSSERGFLLNGQPLKLVGGNLHHDHGPLGAASFNMAEERRVRLLKAAGFNAIRTSHNPQAPAFLAACDRLGMLVVAEGFDHWEASKTKHDDGPQFAERGPDEIERMVRRDRRHPSIVMWSIGNEVYERGKQRGVELARELDQRVREIDPSRPATIGLNGLGPNQEWAELDPLFALVDATGYNYELHRAEEDRRRVPGRLIYGSETYPRDVFADWHAVQQHHYVFGAFVWSAVDYLGEAGIGRVFPPGEEARPHWVGNHFPSHGADCGDLDLLGRRRPHSHYRNIVWNRGERLFAAVQVPEPDGGRWQPTLWSPPMLADHWTWPGLEGRPLQVEVFSRCETILVLLNDSLVAEQSMSEETEFRAVVEVPYEPGRLTVVGLEGGRETERCELAAAGEPVAVRLVAESPAVPARRQSIAFVTVEVVDAAGEVCPHADHRVEFAVTGPATIAAVGSADLATTESYLANPRKVYQGRGQVILRANGTPGTIRLRASAPGLLQAEATILAE
- a CDS encoding exo-alpha-sialidase — translated: MPTVLRVLLLALATFATAVAATADEAELLAQPGLLSSEFIYDEAPFPSCHAATIVDTPAGLVAAWFGGTHERHPDVGIWVSRHDGRRWSTPVEVANGLVPDDKQRYPTWNPVLFQPTRGPLMLYYKVGPTPQNWWGMVMSSADHGASWSEPRRLPEGILGPIKNKPIELPDGTILSPSSSEDQGWRVHFERSTDGGQTWTSTGPVNDGKAIGAIQPSILRHADGRLQALGRTRSHGIFQVWSSDQGRTWGELTTLPLPNPSAGTDAVTLADGRHLLVYNHSGVYKVRTPLNLAVSRDGMAWESVLVLEDEPGQEFSYPAIIQANDGHVHIVYTWHRTRIKHAVVDPALLVAKPLPAEPVADAPPAEN
- a CDS encoding dihydrodipicolinate synthase family protein, whose translation is MRGIIPPLATPLTPQGELDEAGLARLIEHVIGGGVHGVFILGTTGEGPSLSVALRRQVIDATAKHVDRRIPVLVGVTDPSLAESLALAEAAAAAGCDAIVAAPPYYFPVDQPALLGYFQTLARSAPLPTVLYNMPAVTGLSIAPETVECLVDEPAIVGLKDSSGDRDYFQAVRIATRRRVDFPLFVGPEHLLAESLRAGGDGGVSGGANVFPEFFTELYDAHFCGDAAQVAAAEERVQRLGAIYRVGPVTIPAIIARTKAALAARGLCGPTTAPPLAPASAEEAKAVGVIVEQLIQRTPLAASAPSPVSTGLIG
- a CDS encoding PSD1 domain-containing protein, with translation MNLANQSRIGRLPTITAVAAIAAMLGTAVRTAIAEDRPISFSHQVRPILAENCFHCHGPDPSTREADLRLDLWDASPDDALTAESVVTPGEPDASELVARITSRDPDLRMPPADSDKSLSLAETATLVEWVRQGGRYEQHWAFTAPERPALPQVKQTDWVRNPIDAFVLARLEAEGLRPSPPATPGTLLRRVSLDLTGLPPTLEEIDDFARRAEDDAYRALVDRLLVSPRHAEHWARAWLDAARYADSDGYEKDHPRSVWMYRDWVVDALDRDMPYDEFVVRQIAGDLLPDATQADRVATGFLRNSMVNKEGGIDPEQFRMEAMFDRMDAIGKSILGLTLQCAQCHSHKYDPLSHTEYYRLFAFLNHFHEAEMATYSPAELAQIEQIRRQTAVLEDELKRTAPAWESQVSAWADDLAASQPEWAVLRPELDGSGGQKQYLQEDGSILAQGYAPPQVTSTFEAVVELPSISAIRVELLNDPNLPLGGPGRGRRGLCYLSEIRVFAAPVDAPDQKTELKLAAAYADVNPPPATLPRTDEDGEKPDRLVGPVKLAVDGDDLTAWSIDIGPGRSNVPRQAVFVLDKPLACAKPTRVTVTLAQLHGGRSLFSLMTDIFGRFRLSATAASYDGSAMAPARVAEALATPAASRTPAQLAELFTAWRTTRPEWQATNSAIDALWAAHPRGATQLVVEERTTPRRTCRLDRGDFLAPAEETPPGTPAFLHLFESERPDRLALARWLVDRNSPTAARAIVNRVWQGYFGTGLVATSDDFGLQGEPPSHPELLDWLAVEFMEHHWSLKHLHRLIVTSAAYRQESRGTPELLARDPQNRLLARGPRGRLPAEGVQDLALAASGLLNPQRGGPAVHPPAPQFLFEVPASYEPKIWAESPAPDRYRRALYVFRFRSAPFPVLENFDAPAGNVACVRRSSSNTPMQALTLLNETLLAECAQSLADHALAVPGDDLRRIDAAFRRCTSRSPGAEESAVLVEFLDRQRQRFASGDADPAAIVGSDSPGAVPPAERAAWFALARVLLNLDETISKN